The DNA segment GGCTGCCCGTCGACCGCCGCATCAAGAAGCTCTCGCGCGGGCAGCTGTCGAGCGTCGGCATCATCGTCGGCCTCGCCTCGCGGGCGCCGATCACGATCTTCGACGAGCCCTACCTGGGCCTCGACGCGATCGCCCGCCAGGCGTTCTACGACCGGCTGCTCGCCGACTACGCCGCGCACCCGCGCACGATCATCCTCTCGACGCACCTCATCGACGAGGTCGCCGACCTGCTCGAGCACGCCCTCGTGATCGACAACGGCCGCATCCTCATCGATTCTCCGGTGGATGCCCTCCGCGCCCACGCCGCCACCATCGCCGGCCCGGCCGAGGCCGTCGAGCGGGCAGTCGCGGGCCTCGACGTGATCCACCGCGAGCGCCTGGGTGGATTCGTCAGCGCGACCGTCGCCGGCATCACCGAGCAGGTCACCGCGTCGGCGCGGGCCGCCGGCCTCGAGGTCGGCCCGGTCTCGCTGCAGCAGCTCATCATCCGTCAGACCGGGGGCACCCCCACCGAGCACGAGGAGGTCACTCGATGATCGCCACCACCCCTGCGAGCACGCCCGCGAACACGCCCGCGTCGGAGCCCGCCGTCGAGGCGCCGCTGCCCCTTGCGCCGCGCCCGCTCGCGACCCGTGTCGGCACGAGCGTGCGCCTGCTGCTGGCCAACCCGTGGACGGCGATCTACACGCCGCTGCTCATTCTCGGCATCATCCTGCTGATGAACCTCGCCATCTGGGGCATCGTGCGAGCGAACATCTCCGCCGAGGGCGAGATGGCCGAGGGCGTCAACGGCGGCGCGTTCTTCCTGTTCGTCTACATGCTGGTCGTCGCCGTTCAGAGCATCAACCAGGCCTTCCCGCTCGCTCTCGGCTACGGCTCGACCCGACGCGACTTCCTGCTCGGCTTCGGCGTGTTCGCCGTGATGCTCTCGGTCGGCTACGCGGCTCTGCTCGCCACCCTGGCCTGGCTGGAGGAGTCGACGGGCGGCTGGGGCATCGGCCTGCGGTTCTTCAGCGCCGACGCCGTCTGGCAGTCGGAGTGGCCGGAGGCCTTCGGGCTCGGGCTGCTGCTCATGCTGCTGTTCTTCGGCATCGGGGCGGCGACGGCGAGCGTCTACGTGCGCTGGCGGGCGCTCGGCATGTACGTGTTCTGGGCCGGCCTGGTGTTCGTGTTCATCGGCGGCGCGGCCCTCGTGACCCTGCTCGATGCGTGGCCGCAGGTCGGCGAGTTCTTCGTGTGGGCCGGTGTGCTCGGCACCGCGGCGTGGAGCCTCATCCTGACGGCCGTCTGCGCACTCGCCGCCTGGCTCATCCTGCGCCGCGCGACGCCGTCGCAGGGCTAGTCCACCGGCAGGAGCAGACCGCACAGCACGAGCTCGCGCACCTGCGGCAGCAGCTGCCCGCGCAGAGCGCCCTCGTCGACCTCGAGCAGGTCGGCGAGGGCGCTCGCGATCGCACCGACCGCGAGGTCGCCGTCGCAGGCACCGACGAGGCCGGCGAGCGCCGCGTCCGCCTCGATCGTGCGCGCCAGGCCGCCGCCCTGGCGCAGGCGGATGACCGTCGGCCCCTCGGCTCCCGGCCAGTAGTGGCGCTCCTCGGTGACGTCGGGCGCCACGGCGAGGCACCGACCGGCGAGCTGCTCGTCATCGAGAGAAGCGATGCGGTCGTGCGCGGCCAGGCAGGCGAGCAGCTGGTCGCCGAGACCGGTCGGCGCGGCACCCAGCGGTGAGCC comes from the Microcella frigidaquae genome and includes:
- a CDS encoding ABC transporter ATP-binding protein, producing MTTIVEARGLTKRYRGITAVDGVDFQLARNTITGLLGRNGAGKTTLMHLLTGQEFATHGSITIAGESPVENPRVLQHTCFIKESQRYPDDFKPKHVFAAAPGFFPNWDADFARELAAELRLPVDRRIKKLSRGQLSSVGIIVGLASRAPITIFDEPYLGLDAIARQAFYDRLLADYAAHPRTIILSTHLIDEVADLLEHALVIDNGRILIDSPVDALRAHAATIAGPAEAVERAVAGLDVIHRERLGGFVSATVAGITEQVTASARAAGLEVGPVSLQQLIIRQTGGTPTEHEEVTR